One stretch of Astatotilapia calliptera chromosome 3, fAstCal1.2, whole genome shotgun sequence DNA includes these proteins:
- the LOC113017367 gene encoding eotaxin-like, producing the protein MKTTQFLLLCILGAALLSAVNCNNANGPGTCCFKLYSGRIQANLIKSYRLTDHRCPKSAIIFITKKSRLVCVDASASWTQRIMKRLDQSSF; encoded by the exons ATGAAAACCACTCAGTTCCTTTTGCTGTGCATCCTTGGAGCTGCTTTGTTGTCTGCAGTTAACTGCAACA ATGCAAATGGTCCCGGCACCTGCTGTTTCAAGTTGTACTCGGGAAGAATTCAAGCAAACCTCATCAAGTCGTATCGACTGACTGATCACCGATGCCCAAAGTCTGCCATCAT CTTCATTACCAAAAAGTCTCGTTTAGTGTGTGTGGATGCGTCTGCCTCCTGGACCCAACGCATCATGAAAAGACTGGACCAGAGCTCTTTCTGA